Proteins from a single region of Streptomyces sp. TN58:
- a CDS encoding glycosyltransferase 87 family protein codes for MTHPRPAHPLAGAGRAASSAAGPGRSGTLRATAGTAALLAALTAALAATVRHDGYFTDPAGLSWRYAACWALFGAAAWTLRRAPARHVAALVLAGGIAVAATGLTAAPGTSTDSFRYAWDGRVQAAGISPYDHAPTDTALAGLRDGWLFPPREDCARPELSSLPGGGCTRINRPRVHTVYPPAGEAYFLLVHALSPDGVRHKALQTGGAVLAVATTLVLLRVLRRRGDPRNAAWWAWCPAVAVEAVNNAHADALAVLLSVAALALTVRHRAAGGALLGLATAAKLLPAVLLPGALSGVRRPRDFAATLLPAAAVLAALYLPYTLLSDSSVLGYLGGYAEEEGYQDAASGNRYALLRLVLPDSWAVPAVLAGTAAAGLYAIRRGDPERPWSAALLVTGTVFLLTTPGYSWYALLLIALVALDGRWEWLGVAVAGAAAYLTSRALPGAGTVMYAVALVAVLAGHAVRTRRANGGR; via the coding sequence GTGACCCACCCCCGTCCAGCACACCCCCTCGCCGGCGCCGGCCGCGCCGCCTCAAGCGCAGCCGGCCCGGGCCGCTCCGGCACCCTCCGCGCCACCGCGGGCACCGCCGCCCTGCTGGCCGCCCTCACCGCCGCGCTCGCCGCGACCGTCCGCCACGACGGGTACTTCACGGACCCGGCCGGGCTCTCCTGGCGGTACGCCGCATGCTGGGCGCTCTTCGGGGCGGCGGCGTGGACGCTGCGCCGCGCACCCGCCCGGCACGTCGCGGCCCTCGTCCTCGCCGGCGGCATCGCGGTGGCCGCGACGGGCCTGACGGCCGCGCCCGGCACCAGTACCGACTCCTTCCGCTACGCCTGGGACGGCCGGGTACAGGCCGCCGGCATCTCCCCGTACGACCACGCCCCCACGGACACCGCCCTCGCCGGCCTCCGCGACGGCTGGCTCTTCCCACCCCGGGAGGACTGCGCCCGGCCCGAGCTCTCCTCACTGCCGGGCGGCGGATGCACCCGGATCAACCGCCCCCGGGTCCACACCGTCTATCCGCCCGCCGGCGAGGCGTACTTCCTCCTCGTCCACGCCCTCTCCCCGGACGGGGTCCGCCACAAGGCGCTCCAGACGGGCGGCGCCGTCCTGGCCGTGGCCACCACCCTGGTCCTGCTGCGCGTCCTGCGCCGCCGCGGCGACCCGCGGAACGCCGCCTGGTGGGCCTGGTGCCCGGCCGTGGCCGTCGAAGCGGTCAACAACGCGCACGCCGACGCCCTCGCCGTGCTCCTGTCCGTGGCCGCCCTCGCCCTGACGGTCCGCCACCGGGCGGCCGGCGGCGCACTGCTGGGCCTGGCCACCGCCGCGAAGCTGCTGCCCGCCGTACTGCTCCCCGGCGCGCTGTCCGGCGTACGACGGCCCCGCGACTTCGCCGCCACCCTGCTCCCCGCCGCGGCCGTTCTGGCGGCGCTCTACCTGCCGTACACCCTGCTGTCCGACTCCTCCGTCCTGGGCTACCTCGGCGGATACGCCGAGGAGGAGGGCTACCAGGACGCCGCCTCAGGCAACCGCTACGCCCTGCTGCGCCTCGTCCTGCCCGACTCCTGGGCCGTGCCGGCCGTCCTCGCCGGCACGGCCGCGGCCGGCCTGTACGCGATCCGCCGCGGCGACCCCGAACGCCCCTGGTCGGCGGCTCTGCTCGTCACGGGCACCGTCTTCCTCCTGACGACCCCCGGGTACTCCTGGTACGCCCTGCTCCTGATCGCGCTGGTGGCGCTCGACGGCCGCTGGGAATGGCTCGGGGTCGCCGTCGCGGGAGCGGCGGCCTACCTCACCTCGCGCGCCCTGCCCGGCGCGGGGACCGTGATGTACGCGGTGGCCCTCGTCGCGGTGCTCGCGGGCCACGCGGTCCGCACCCGCCGCGCGAACGGCGGACGGTGA
- a CDS encoding FKBP-type peptidyl-prolyl cis-trans isomerase, which yields MSELAKPEVHVPEGEAPAELTVRDLVVGDGAEVKPGMVVRVHYVGVAFASGKEFDSSWDRGEPFKFALGGGKVIKGWDRGVRGMRVGGRREIVVPPRLGYGSRSPSPLIPAGSTLVFVVDLLDVYTGPAGWSSAAR from the coding sequence ATGAGCGAGCTGGCGAAGCCCGAGGTCCATGTCCCCGAGGGTGAGGCTCCCGCCGAGCTGACCGTCCGGGACCTTGTGGTCGGGGACGGGGCCGAAGTGAAGCCGGGCATGGTGGTCCGGGTCCACTACGTCGGGGTGGCCTTCGCGTCCGGGAAGGAGTTCGACTCCTCCTGGGACCGGGGTGAGCCGTTCAAGTTCGCCCTGGGCGGCGGCAAGGTCATCAAGGGCTGGGACCGCGGGGTGCGGGGGATGCGCGTCGGCGGCCGGCGTGAGATCGTCGTCCCCCCGCGTCTCGGCTACGGCAGCCGGTCGCCCTCGCCGCTGATCCCGGCGGGCTCGACCCTGGTCTTCGTGGTGGACCTGCTCGACGTGTACACCGGACCCGCCGGCTGGAGCAGCGCCGCCCGGTAG
- a CDS encoding molybdopterin-dependent oxidoreductase, which yields MENPPPGRRRPGPRRLPPALRLPALRPPSFSGRLHDPRTATVLGRWLGLALAVCFLTGLVSHFLQQPPPWLLGRLPSRPVWGYRLTQGAHVAFGLAAIVLLFAKLWAVYPRLFVWPPVRSVRHALGRLSVAVLVAAAVFQVLTGLLNIAEWYPWPFSFVPVHYAVAWVVAGSVLLHVAVKAPEIRSHWGRRSAGTLALPEAERDGPDRRSLLLGVGAAVGAVTVTTVGQSLTPLAALDLLAPRHPGYGPQGLPVNRTAAAAGVTAQAVRDWRLEVLGPAPYRLALPQLAALPQHRVRLPIACVEGWSADGDWAGVRIRDLLERAGARPGSALRVVSLEAAGAYRVTEMGGEYAEDPLTLLALRLNGEVLSADHGYPARIIAPNRPGVLQTKWVARLEVL from the coding sequence ATGGAAAATCCTCCCCCCGGCCGTCGGCGCCCGGGCCCGCGGCGGCTGCCGCCGGCCCTGCGGCTGCCCGCCCTCCGACCGCCGTCGTTCTCCGGCCGGTTGCACGACCCGCGCACGGCTACGGTGCTCGGGCGGTGGCTCGGCCTGGCCCTGGCGGTGTGCTTCCTGACCGGGCTGGTCAGCCACTTCCTCCAGCAGCCGCCGCCCTGGCTGCTCGGCCGCCTGCCGTCGCGGCCGGTCTGGGGCTACCGGCTGACGCAGGGTGCGCACGTCGCCTTCGGGCTGGCGGCGATCGTCCTGCTGTTCGCCAAACTGTGGGCGGTCTACCCGCGGTTGTTCGTGTGGCCGCCGGTCCGCTCGGTGCGGCACGCGCTGGGGCGGCTCTCGGTGGCGGTGCTGGTGGCGGCCGCGGTGTTCCAGGTGCTGACCGGGCTGCTGAACATCGCCGAGTGGTATCCGTGGCCGTTCTCCTTCGTGCCGGTGCACTACGCCGTGGCCTGGGTGGTCGCCGGATCCGTCCTGCTGCACGTCGCGGTCAAGGCGCCGGAGATCCGCTCCCACTGGGGGCGGCGGTCCGCCGGGACGCTCGCCCTGCCGGAGGCGGAGCGGGACGGTCCCGACCGCAGGTCCCTGCTGCTGGGCGTGGGCGCCGCCGTGGGCGCGGTCACGGTGACCACGGTGGGCCAGTCGCTCACGCCGCTGGCGGCCCTGGACCTGCTGGCTCCCCGCCATCCCGGGTACGGGCCCCAGGGCCTGCCGGTGAACCGGACGGCGGCCGCGGCCGGGGTGACGGCGCAGGCCGTACGGGACTGGCGGCTGGAGGTGCTGGGCCCGGCCCCCTACCGGCTGGCGCTGCCGCAGCTGGCCGCCCTGCCGCAGCACCGGGTACGGCTGCCGATCGCCTGCGTGGAGGGCTGGAGCGCGGACGGCGACTGGGCCGGCGTGCGGATCCGCGACCTGCTGGAACGGGCGGGTGCGCGGCCCGGGTCCGCGCTCCGGGTGGTGTCGCTGGAGGCGGCCGGAGCGTACCGGGTCACGGAGATGGGCGGGGAGTACGCCGAGGACCCGCTGACGCTGCTCGCGCTGCGGCTGAACGGCGAGGTGCTGTCGGCCGACCACGGGTACCCGGCGCGGATCATCGCGCCGAACCGGCCCGGTGTACTGCAGACGAAGTGGGTCGCCCGGCTGGAGGTGCTGTGA
- a CDS encoding ALF repeat-containing protein: protein MDTIYWSRRRVLTAAAAATAVVTTSSLVLNPVAAWASTPPPEDDGGDPFRLPDTPRAKVVEAWLLGGKGVRAAAEAALVGSDADVQTFLTATLPAETAVDNRVAVGTSLARGGKGTRRDAAAALGGGDAAIAAFLAGGFKTAIAEDLRVATGIVMATGGKAVNRAGNDALNAGTQAALETFLNDGQYTARQEDMRVEVAKLAFQAGPEVKKYANRAMSGTAADIEWFLETGQHIARARDQEATKIEELVAVVEREGKKADAMTKQAEEASARAVKAAAQAKEAAEKAAYEAQQAEADVAKSGRAARKAAEAAKGAADSARVATSASHAAVQASRRAAYAAAAASQAAANAGSAAAQAYGAAIAASKDAAHATAARDAAVSARNAAARARSAAAAADHAANAASQAAGAGSAAASAARNAASAANSSAAAAQAAGVAQSEAAAARREAQIAGANAQIATNAAGMAQSLANTAAKSARTARDAANSAADHAEKAATAAEWAVAHAGQALEHATKSTEFANEASKAAKTATDAVAEAVAVEQAAREAEWQRLDQDTQQAVEETRLLKQIEDLERAELAEKRTQASQAEQAQRDLIAQAESALKAGDMSRAAALGRKAAVTAMRSKGTWSLEAARFALSGTDSDIHLWIDASRQVAQRQDDRETSLYLARTCAPDIADAATRALGSSDPDAATKFLETGAIQAAATDNRVTVGRILAANPGKAVKLAANEALNAGTAQALHEFINVRHEAAQQEDDAVATAALIATGGRYTKAHAQAAMEGPEWMRRNFVASVQYKTALLDYDSATHIAAMQGAIAAAAKIAYKAQEDAQRAQQAAAIARNAAAEAQQWATRAEQSAKQAASSAQQANAFANDAEKSAASAQASADRAKQAAATARTAARSANYSANRALDSARNAVASANAAQASAASAHASALQAGKDARTAAAAASDAHRIATDKRTAEIAAAAKKAADDARAAKDAGKNPADTPDNDTVKNDLPWWKDVKWWANATNWASIGTGFLSAGFGVAGLFFPPLEVVAGGLAYTSLGLSAISTVLTGFGYGWTSSEFKTSLGGTALGLLTFGQSKWIGALGKIDGKVVAPVATKITQFGHDLISPVTGLLGTLGF from the coding sequence TTGGACACCATCTATTGGAGCAGGCGGCGTGTTCTCACCGCCGCCGCTGCTGCCACGGCTGTCGTCACCACCTCCAGCCTCGTACTCAACCCCGTTGCGGCGTGGGCCAGTACACCCCCTCCGGAGGATGACGGCGGCGACCCGTTCAGGCTGCCCGACACCCCCCGCGCCAAGGTCGTCGAAGCCTGGCTGCTGGGCGGCAAGGGTGTTCGCGCCGCCGCCGAGGCGGCGCTGGTCGGCTCTGACGCCGACGTCCAGACTTTCCTCACCGCCACGCTCCCCGCCGAGACGGCGGTGGACAACCGCGTTGCCGTCGGTACCTCCCTCGCAAGGGGCGGCAAGGGCACCCGTCGGGATGCCGCGGCGGCACTGGGCGGAGGTGACGCCGCCATCGCCGCCTTCCTCGCGGGCGGCTTCAAGACCGCCATCGCCGAGGACCTCCGCGTGGCCACCGGAATCGTCATGGCCACCGGCGGCAAGGCCGTGAACCGTGCCGGAAACGACGCCCTCAACGCCGGCACCCAGGCCGCCTTGGAGACGTTCCTCAACGACGGTCAGTACACCGCGCGTCAGGAGGACATGCGCGTCGAGGTCGCCAAGCTCGCCTTCCAGGCGGGTCCGGAGGTGAAGAAGTACGCCAACCGCGCCATGTCTGGCACCGCTGCCGACATCGAATGGTTCCTGGAGACCGGCCAGCACATCGCACGCGCGCGCGACCAGGAGGCGACGAAAATCGAGGAACTCGTCGCTGTCGTCGAACGCGAAGGCAAGAAGGCCGACGCGATGACGAAGCAGGCCGAAGAGGCTTCCGCTCGCGCAGTCAAGGCGGCGGCCCAGGCCAAGGAGGCCGCGGAGAAGGCCGCGTACGAGGCCCAACAGGCCGAGGCCGATGTTGCCAAATCCGGCCGGGCTGCCCGAAAGGCCGCCGAAGCCGCGAAGGGTGCGGCCGACTCGGCACGTGTCGCCACCAGCGCTTCCCACGCAGCCGTCCAGGCTTCCCGTCGCGCCGCCTACGCCGCCGCCGCGGCGAGCCAGGCTGCGGCCAACGCGGGCTCCGCTGCCGCCCAGGCATACGGAGCCGCCATCGCCGCGTCCAAGGACGCCGCCCATGCGACCGCTGCCAGGGACGCCGCCGTCTCCGCCCGCAACGCCGCGGCCAGGGCGCGCAGCGCGGCCGCGGCCGCCGACCATGCCGCCAATGCCGCGAGCCAGGCCGCGGGGGCCGGCTCCGCAGCGGCGTCGGCCGCCCGCAACGCCGCCTCCGCCGCGAACTCCTCGGCCGCGGCGGCACAAGCGGCTGGCGTCGCCCAGTCGGAAGCCGCAGCGGCCAGGCGCGAGGCCCAGATCGCAGGCGCCAACGCCCAGATCGCCACCAATGCCGCCGGTATGGCACAGAGCCTCGCGAATACGGCGGCGAAATCCGCCCGCACGGCACGCGACGCGGCGAACAGTGCGGCCGACCACGCCGAGAAGGCCGCGACCGCCGCAGAGTGGGCTGTCGCACACGCGGGCCAGGCGCTGGAACACGCCACCAAGTCGACCGAGTTCGCCAACGAGGCCAGCAAGGCCGCGAAGACCGCCACCGACGCCGTCGCCGAGGCGGTCGCGGTGGAGCAGGCCGCCCGCGAGGCCGAGTGGCAGCGCCTCGACCAGGACACGCAGCAGGCGGTCGAGGAGACCCGCCTGCTCAAGCAGATCGAGGACCTGGAACGCGCGGAGCTCGCAGAGAAGCGCACCCAGGCGTCGCAGGCCGAACAAGCCCAGAGGGACCTCATAGCGCAGGCGGAGTCCGCGCTCAAGGCCGGCGACATGAGCCGCGCCGCCGCACTCGGGCGCAAGGCAGCCGTCACGGCGATGCGCTCCAAGGGCACCTGGTCGCTTGAGGCCGCGCGGTTCGCCCTGTCCGGCACCGACTCCGACATCCACCTCTGGATCGACGCGTCCCGACAGGTCGCCCAGCGGCAGGACGACCGGGAGACCAGCCTCTACCTCGCACGGACCTGCGCCCCGGACATCGCCGACGCGGCGACCAGGGCACTTGGCAGCAGTGACCCCGACGCCGCCACGAAGTTCCTGGAGACCGGTGCCATCCAGGCCGCCGCGACGGACAACCGCGTCACGGTCGGCCGCATCCTGGCCGCCAACCCCGGCAAGGCGGTGAAACTGGCGGCGAACGAGGCGTTGAACGCCGGAACCGCCCAAGCCCTGCACGAGTTCATCAACGTCAGACACGAGGCGGCGCAGCAGGAGGACGATGCTGTCGCCACGGCGGCCCTCATCGCCACGGGTGGCCGCTACACCAAAGCCCACGCCCAGGCGGCAATGGAAGGACCGGAGTGGATGCGACGCAACTTCGTCGCGTCCGTGCAGTACAAGACCGCGCTGCTCGACTACGACTCCGCCACCCACATCGCGGCCATGCAGGGCGCGATCGCCGCAGCCGCGAAGATCGCCTACAAGGCGCAGGAGGACGCCCAGCGCGCCCAGCAGGCGGCCGCGATCGCCCGTAACGCCGCCGCCGAAGCGCAGCAGTGGGCGACCAGGGCGGAGCAGTCCGCCAAGCAGGCCGCCTCCTCCGCGCAGCAGGCCAACGCGTTCGCGAACGACGCCGAGAAGTCGGCGGCGTCGGCGCAGGCCTCGGCGGACCGAGCCAAGCAGGCGGCCGCCACCGCGCGCACCGCAGCGCGCTCGGCGAACTACTCCGCCAACCGCGCCCTGGACTCGGCCCGGAACGCGGTGGCTTCCGCCAACGCCGCCCAGGCGTCTGCCGCCTCCGCCCACGCCTCGGCCCTTCAGGCCGGCAAGGACGCGAGAACGGCTGCGGCCGCGGCGAGCGATGCTCACCGGATCGCGACGGACAAGCGGACCGCTGAGATCGCAGCGGCCGCGAAGAAGGCGGCCGACGACGCACGCGCGGCCAAGGACGCCGGGAAGAACCCGGCGGACACGCCCGACAACGACACCGTCAAGAACGACCTTCCCTGGTGGAAGGACGTGAAGTGGTGGGCGAACGCCACGAACTGGGCGAGCATCGGAACCGGGTTCCTCTCCGCCGGCTTCGGTGTCGCGGGCCTCTTCTTCCCACCCCTGGAGGTTGTCGCCGGGGGACTCGCGTACACCTCCCTCGGGCTGTCGGCCATCAGCACCGTGCTCACGGGGTTCGGCTACGGATGGACGAGCAGCGAGTTCAAGACGTCCCTCGGGGGGACGGCCTTGGGCCTGCTCACCTTCGGTCAGTCCAAGTGGATCGGCGCGCTCGGTAAGATCGACGGCAAGGTGGTGGCTCCCGTGGCCACGAAGATCACGCAGTTCGGGCACGATCTCATCTCACCGGTCACCGGCCTCCTCGGGACCCTCGGCTTCTGA